Within Myotis daubentonii chromosome 13, mMyoDau2.1, whole genome shotgun sequence, the genomic segment AGGAATTTAAACAAAATTGGCAAGTTATTCTTATGGCAACATAATTGTTAACTTTACTGGTTAGTTGCTTTGCAAACTTATTTACAGGACTTAATTCAGAGCTCCCTATTGGGAGCCTCTAGTTAATAGTAAAAGAGCCACCAGTCTCTCCAACGTCATATCATGAGTGCAGTTGTTAGGCCTATGCTATAATGAGCCTAATGAAGAGTTTAAAGgcgtgggtttttttgttgttttttttttactgtggattttgttttgtttttagtctgCTCATCATGAGCACTCTGTGATCATGTGAAAGACTTCACCTATGAGGTTTTCCagttcaaaatgaaaattttattaaaggCTCTGTgatttggggtgtgggggggagagtgactttttaattattaaatcacTTTAAGGGGAATCCATTGatttagggaaaataaaaagaatattgtaTCCACATCAGGTATGCCAGGTTTCAGCCTGGAACTAATTTATTAGATTGGAGTTATTGAACTCAGGAGAGAGATTTGGAATGGAAATATTAACAGACCTTCCTAACTTGGCTAGTGGGTATTGGAAGAATCTTAACAATTCATCAGCCAAGTCTCTGACCTTACTACCTTTAATCATCCTTGCTTGCCTACCCCTCTTTCAGATTTGCTAGCATTTGGAATTTCATGTATATTATTTCATGTTTATTAAGACAGATAAAGCATAGTTTGGTGAGTATGCTAATAAAACCATTTTGGCCTTCTTTGAGGAGAAAATGGAAGATGTGTTTTGTTCCTGGTAAAGTTGAGACAGTTGCTGCTAAATGTTCAATTATAGCTCTTTAAGGAATAGGGGTAAACCATGAACACATTTGTGAATTTTCTTTCCAGATATATGATTAACTGCTGAATTACATTATGCCTTATGAAACACAGGACCAAAGATGCAGACTATTATTTTAGAGTGGAAATTTGTACCCAGAACTCTCATCATGGTGATCATAGTTCCTTTAGGGTATAGGGAAGGTAAATCCATAAGGTTGTCTGCTAGCATGTCCAGGAGAAATTTCCTAACTTGCCCATAGGATAGGTGGATTAAAGAATGCAAATGACTTTTAGTAAAGAATTTTTCACCTGGCTTTTTCCCATATGTAGAAAATTGCAGGTGGGTAgtaagagaagagggagagagacagaaataaaatgaaaaactaatgagtgcccagccagtgtggctcagcagttaagTGTCGgttcaggaaccaagaggtcgccagtttgattcctagtcatggcacatgcctgggttgtgggcttgatccccagtagggagcgtgcaggaggcaggcgttTGATGATGTTcttctcccatcgatgtttctatctctctattcctctccattcctctctctctaaaaatcaataaaaacatactttaaaaaagattatctttaaaaaacaactaatGAGCTGGTACGCAAGGAACTGTTTTATAGGTTGTGGTTCCAGTAGTTAGAATTGACCACAGAGCCATATATTTTGCCTAATCCTATCCTAGCTGGTGACAGAATTTTGCTGTTCCTATTGTGTGGGATCATATGAAGTTGTTTTTATAAGTGAGAAATGGTTGAATATCAGCATGACACATAATAACATATAACACTGTAggacagctgtgtgtgtgtgtgtgtgtgtgtgtgtgtgtgtgtaaggtggAAGGGAGTTTATGGAAATCTATGAGCATTTTATACTTCCTTGGGTTACCCCAGCTGAAAACCCCTATTTTAGCCTTCAGTTTTAGCTATTCAGAGTCAAATACAGTTGCCCTAGTATGCTTTCTGACTTCCACATTACATTAATACAGTTGAGATAGTTTATGGGGCAGGCTAAAATGAAATCATCTCTGACAGATTACCATTGGGGATAATAATCTGACGTGGCCGGTAGCTGTAGAGTACAACAGAAATGGCAGGTTGAAAATCAGTAAGTATACCTGCACTTGCAGATACAGAAGTAGGAGTGTAACATGATTATAGACTGAATAATGTGCAAATTATTATTTGTCTTAAAATAGGTTTTAGGATATTTCTAGTGGAATATTCAGCATGTGCTTATTTGCCTTTTTTGTCTTTCTTAGACGAGCTCATCTGCGCCTATGTTTAGAACGCTTAAAAGTTCTGATTCCACTAGGACCAGACTGCACCAGGCACACAACACTTGGTTTGCTCAACAAAGCCAAAGCACACATCAAGGTGAGAACCTTTACTTTCATATTTGCACATGATTCTCTTCGTCCTGGTTTTATTAGAAGCAATGATTCCTCTTCATTTACACCAACTAGCTCACCGTGCCCTCCTTAATAACTGAATCAAGAGAAATCTAAAAATTTATTAGCTAATCTGATGGGAAAGAGCAACATAACCTGATGGAAGTAATTGTTTTGACAGCATGGCCGTTTGAAGAGCTGGGAATACTTAGGAAAATAACAATTACTCTGGTGATACCCAGAAGGAAGGCAGTTCTGCCCTCTGGTGGAGATGACTTCATTTGACTGTGTCCCTCAGTATTTTTCCATCAAACTACACTGCAGAGCCAGTTTCTCTTTTGTGGAGATAACTTTACAGACTTTGAGAATTGCATACTGTTCTAGTAAATGTGGCATGCATTATACACACATCCccaaaaaagtaaagaaataactATTTTTGATGTACTTATGtgttttaatacacacacacacacacacacacacacacacgtatttgtAGTATATTCATTTATGTCTAACAAAGAAATCTTTTGCGATGTTAGGTAAAAATAAGTTTTACTGTTTGTACTGGGTTATACACAAACTTAAATATCATTTTAGAAACTTGAAGAAGCTGAAAGGAAGAGCCAGCACCAGCTAGAAAACTTGGAAAGAGAACAGAGATTTTTAAAGCGGCGACTGGAACAGTTGCAGGGTCCTCAGGAGATGGAACGAATACGAATGGACAGCATCGGATCAACTATTTCTTCAGATCGCTCTGATTCAGAGCGAGGTAAGCAGCGTGCTACTTCCCTAATGAAATACTAAGAATCCCTGTGTCTGTATTTAGGGAACATAGGTTGGGAGGCACTGTATTTGCTTTTTACTCTTTGGCCAACATTGTAATATTCTAGATTTTAGGCAATCACAACATTGTCTAGTAATGCCCATGTGAACTATAGAACTTTTTTttgattatatatgtatttttaattttctactttGAAACAATTTTAGACTTAGAGAAAATTTTTCTGTAGAAAATTACAGAGTTCTCATATATCCTTTACCTAGGATTCCCCAATGTTAACATCTTTATATAACCATAATGCAGTATCAACACCAGGAAATTAACATTCATGCAATACTGTTAATCTATAGGCCTTATTCAAATTTTACTAGTTTTCCTACTAATGGTCGTGGTCTGATACAGGATCCAGTGCAGGATTCTACATTGCATCACATAGTTCTTCAGTATTTCTTTCATGACCATGACACTTCTGAAAAATATTGGCTCGTTATTTTATATAGTGTTGCTCAATTTgagttttctgatatttttctattaatagattgaaattatatatttggGGAAGAAATATCAGAAAGTGATAGTATGCCTTTCTCAATTTATTGTATCAAGAAGATACATAATGTTGATATGTCTTATTACTGGTGATATTAATTTTTACACCTGTGTTTTAAAATGCCATATCCGTCATTTCTCTTTCCATCTATCCCAGAACATTTGTCTCTGGCAGAATTTAAGAAGAACAATCAAccaaaaagaaattatttgaattttactGATCAACTCATCTGTAGCTCTTACTACATCAGAACTCACACCACAGTAAAGGATCCCAGAGGTAAACTCTGGTGATTTCAAACTTTACATTTGGGAAAATTGAGCTCATAAGATTCTTGaggtttctaaaaaattttttgcAAGATTTCTTGTTTtgactttttattatggaaaatttcaaacatatacaaaagtagaATAATGAACTCTCATGTACCTAACATCCAGTTTGAGCAGCTGTCAACATTCTGTCATTTTGTTTCATCTGTTCTCCCACCGTCACCCGCACTCTCACCCTCACCATTTTCTCTTGAATGTTTGAAATCAATCCCAGAGAACATTATCATGTTTTCTATAAATACTTCagtatgtatctttaaaaaaataggactttaaaaaatataattataatatcccataaaattaataaaatcagatGCTCTTATTCAATGCCATAATAGATCTTTCTCAAAAATGGCATTTTACCTTTGTATGTATTAATTAGAACCCAAAGTCCACATAGCATTTGtgccttttaaaatacttttcatctATAAGATTTTCCCTTCCCCACTTTATTTCCCGAATACCATTATAGAAACTAGGTGGGCCATTTTTCTTATAGAATTTCCCACATTTTAGATTTGGATGATTCAGTCTTCATGGTGTCACTTCATGGTGTCTTATTTCCTGTAAACTAGTTGGTAGATCTAGTTGGGTTGATTAAattcaggttcatttttttttgagGCAAGAATACTTCATAGGTGGTGCTGTGCACTTGGTGCATCAATATTGCGTCCAGTTGTCTCACTCTAGTGAAAACATTGGTTAGTGGGTTCAGGTATTGTCATCTTGATACTTTTATAAGAATGTTTCAACCTTTTACTTAATAGTTTTAGCAATCATTATTGCCCTGATAATTATTTCAATGGATGTTACAAAATAgtgattttctaattttatcattCTTCTTATAACTGTTTCTTCTATAAGGAGGAACATTTCCCTTAGAGTTTATGGTTACTCTGAAATAAAGTCCACATGGGGAAAAtgggatgtttgtttttgttttatcaatTTTCTGAATAAGTTGGTGCCTTGGTAATAGGGCATTTTgttttgctatttcttttttattatcttaTGAACTCATGTTTTCATGTATTGAATGTGTTCAAGTCCATTGtactcattctttttctttttaatactcaAATTTTCTATATTCTGTAGGAGTCTTTTAAACTGGTTTTTTATCCCTTTTAACACACACTAGGAGTCCTTaggtttgttgtttttcttatataaaagtttgtttttatGTGGCACTCAATTTTGAAGAACAAAAATTTACTAGGGGCAACAGCAAGAACCTCTAGGACATGCTACATTTATAAGTGACCGTGAGGTATAGCAGAAATACTCTTGAATTAGGAGGCAGACCTTGATCCTAGTCTTTTTTTCTAATGCTTACACACTGTGACCTGTCAGGTCTTCATGCTTTAACTGCTCTTCCTGATGTTATCTCCTCCTTGTACCTACCCACCTCCCAATTTTAGAGGTTGTATCTTCATCATTATAGTTCTCATTTTTTCAGTATCCCCAGTATATTAGTTACCTTATCTAGTATTATTCTTGTTCTTATCTGACAGCCCTCTTTCCCAGTAACTTTTAGTAACAATCTCTATTCCATTTGGCTAGAGCATGTctcattttactttgttttgattGAGTTTAGCATGCTTTGTTAGATAGGgtgtcttcattttatttttcaattggaGGTTGAATGCATATTCTGTGATACTAGGAAACACTAAATAGCCTGTGAAGCATTGTGGTTATGAAACAAATAGTTATGAATTCATAGGATTATTTGTACAGCTTGTTTGTACAGCTGcctgcattttaaaaacagatctCTAAAACTTTTGAAGCAACAAGCCCTTTTGAAAATTATACTCTTTGAACTAACTTACTCTGTCTTCTTGGGCTCAGCAAGAATCCACTTTTCCTAAAGCAATTGTGATCAGTGTGAACCCTTAAAGTCAGTGCCAAATGTGAAACATTAGGCTTTGAGTTTGTTTTAAGAGAACTGAAGAACCTTGAGTTCATTCTAGCTATTATGGGAGAAAACAGCTTTtcaactgcattttattttttaaaatgtgtattgctttttatatattattggTGATTGTATATGTAGTACTTAACAATTGAGATATCTACCGATAGCtgggtaatatgtatttagacTTTTTTCCATCAAATTTGATTTTTGAAGTTAAATACTACCACTGACATGCGTTTACTATAGAACTCACTATAATCCAGAGACTTTAAGCATTAGACCTTCATTTCAAGCTATATTTGATGCAAGAAAATTAAATTGAAGACAAATCCCATAGTCTACTTTATAATGACAGGCTTATTTTGGTTACTGAATAGTCAAATATCTTTATGATGAATCTTAGAAGTCTGAAGCACTGTTTGTAGAATGATACTACCAAAGGCCTGGGCGGATAAATTTTTTAGTTTGTCTATATTAAGTTTATgctttcctccccccacccccttaaagCAACTCTGATTAATAAACAGACTGAGAATTAGTTTCTAGTTTAATGCAAAACAGATGTTGTTAAACCATTTGGGGTTGGGATCTTTTAATATTAAGCACTAATTCCCAAATAGGCCAAGTGCTTTTGGTGGGAGGTCCAGACAGACTGGCGTCAAAGGCTTTAGTAAACTTGCTGCCTAAATTGAGACCACCACTGTACACCAGACATTCCCTTTTGTAAAATATATCCATGTCTCTTCACCTATGGTTCCTTCTGTTCTCCAGACATCACTCATAATAAACTTgtttaacaattattttatactataaaaAGTAATCACTTTTCCTCGTTAGTTTTTTAAAGTGCCCATAAACTAGATTACTAAtgttctctttttcccctttGGCAGAGGAGATTGAAGTGGATGTTGAAAGCACAGAGTTCTCCCATGGAGAAGTGGACAATATCAGCACCACCAGCATCAGTGACATTGATGACCACAGCAGCCTGCAGAGTATTGGGAGTGACGAGGGTTACTCCAGTGCCAGTGTCAAACTTTCGTTCACTTCCTAGAACCCAGCATGACATAACAGTGCAGGGCAAAATACTCACTGGGCCAATTCAATCCAAACAATCTCTTAAATTGGGTTCATGATGCAGTCTCCTTTAAAACTAACCTAAACAAAATCATACTTGAACAAAAGGGTCAGAAGACCTCTATTTAAGCAAATACTTAGCAAAATGTGGGGCAGAGCCTCCCCGGCAGAACAAATACTCATTAATATTCATTTTTGAAAATCACAATTTCTAATGGCAGCAGAAAACTTGTGTGAAATTTTCTTGACTTGATTTAGTTGATTTGAAAGGACATTGGAAActccatcctttttttctttcctaggtTGCTCATAGTGTAGACACATTTAAGGATGGTATTCTGAACCCTTCCTGAGCTTTATGATcctaaaaacaaaatcagatcTATAATAATGGCAAGACAAGATAATCAGGCATTAATCTTGGATAGCTACACAGCTATTAAAACTTAGCCTGGGCTAGCTTATCATGAAGCCTGTGGATGATcaattctttaattaaaaaaaaataaaaaagaacgcACACATTCATTTCATGCTCTGCAAAAGGAGAGACTCCCATGAAGCCTTTTGAAAGGGATCATCGTGCAGCTCAGCCATCTGTTGGATTCCATGCTAAGCAAGCCAACCTTACCCTGCATTGTTAGCACTAGGGCACCCAGCCGCCAACTCATTAGCCACCCTGGGGCAGTTCATGCGTGACAGCCTCTCCCACATAGAGCCTGAGTTCGGATTGAGGGGCCAGAAGGAAAAAAGCTCCACGTGCCTCTGTGTCTGCATGGGCCAGAAGAGTTGTGCATGCAGATTAGCAGGCCAAGGTCTGAGCCACGGcagcatttttatttcagattttgaTAACTGTTTGTATGTGTTAAAAACCAAAATGACATCTTTTTAAAGCTTGTCCATAAAAACATAGATGTCTTTTATAGTGGAAAAACATGTGGGGGGGGGAAATCATCTATTTTGATGCAGCATTTGATAATGATAAAACGCCTCACTCTTTATAGTGCACAAAGTGAATGAGGTCTGAGCTAGGTAGGAAAAGGTCAATGCTGTTTTTGTCTTCTTTTAGAATCATTACCAGCTTTTATCCATCTGATATCTATAGTAGACACACTATCCTAGTTAACATAGTTAAGTTCTGGACTTGTCTCATTTTAATGTAAAGATTTGCTTCCGTTTTCCTACAGGCAGACTCTCCTTCCTCACAGTCCCACTGTGCAGGTGCTATTGTTGCTCTTAtcaatattttcagaaatgttattttaagtgaaattcCTAGCCTGCACTTTGATGTCGTGTGTTCCCTTTGTCCTTCAAATTCCCAAGTTTTCTCCCTGGCCTCGCCTCTCCCTTACCCCAGGAAACCTTCTTGGAGACCTCCTTACCCCTTTGACTTTAAAGGCTCTTTGAactttgtatactttaaataatttaactacccataattacttttaaaaaagctttatgATTTTCATAACTTATTGCTGATTTTAATGGGTTGTTAATTTCAGTCctgtagttttattttgtttagataGGGCTgggcaaggaaaaagaaaataaagacaaccATATTTAGCAGTGCAGTTGAGTTGTGTGTGTAATAATTAGACTATCCTTTGTAAGTAGCACTTTAACAGCTTTCACTGCTTCTATGTATGAAGTGTACCATCTTGGTCATACACAAGGCCTCAGCATATACTACTTGTTCTTGTGCTCTTCCTGtgcctcaaaaatattttatccttgATTGTGCTGTTTGAGTGGAAGAAATTCTTTCAAGTACATGTGTGAAAAACTGCATGCCTTTAGAAGTCCATTATTAGAACTTGCTACTTCAGGTGCTGGGGACTcaaggaaaaatataatttcatttctaTGGCCCAGGTAAattatttctgatttcattttaaattccTCTTGGCTGGGTCAAAATGTTGCTCTTATGTTGCTTACTTTTGACTTTCCCGAGTAAGTTTGAAGACTCTGCTAACTACCATGGAAAGTAAATGGAAGCCAATGATTAGCTGCCATTTTTACTCCCATGGCATTCACTTGCATCACTTGCCTAGGGCTGGAATTTGGGACGATTCATTCAGGTGAACTTGAGGTGCTGCCATTTTGTTGTATGTGTATTGAATGGTGGGCTGAGAAGACTTTGTCACGAACCTAGAGTACCTATTTCAACTGCCCCCTAAATTACTCCCTCCCTGGGTTTGttttactggggggggggggggggggttgtatgATGAGTAAGaagtattacttttttaaaagacaaatcgACTTTGAAGATACAAAAGTTAAttgcaagaaataaaaattgtgaaTGAATAATACCGAGTGCTTTTTGTACCACCCTTctctatgaaggaaaaatatataaatgagcaTCTACACCTTGAGGCAACTGTCACCTAAATGTTTGTTGATACTACTTCAGTAGTCCAGAATTAATGGCAATTTGAATCGTTGCCATTTCCTATAATTTAACAGGTGCCTTCTTGACTGATAATTCCACATAACCTAATTGCAGATAGTTTATTTTATGTGATATTTAACTGCTTCAGGTAGGACACAAAGCCATGTCATGCATAGCTGTTCTCCAAATAACTTTTTAAGGAATCCCTTTGGCTACACATACAATTCACATTGAAACCAAGTCTGGAAGCTCACCTGAGAAGGTACCCTGTATGGAAAAGCCTGAGTGATGGTGcaggtaaatttttttatttcggTGCATATTACCAAAGAAGATTGTGATGATGTCATTGTTTCTCTAGTTTCTGATTAGAATAGGTATAACTCCTCTGGTGAGGACAGCTTTTAGTAttataaaggaattttaaaagtgAGGATTATTGAGGCAAAACTAACCTAAGGCCACACTACTTCCTGGGTCATTTCTCATGAGAAAATTGTTTAGTCCTTGGGAAAAGTTTTTGGTGAGTTTCTCTTCTGCTTAAAGCAACAAGCtgcctttttccctttcttttttttaacttccacCTAAAAAATTCCATACTCCCTATCAAAAACAGCATCATGTGGTAAGAATAAGGATTTTAGTAACTTTAAATACCAGTTCTAGCATTTGCTAAGTAtcctgggcaagttgcttaatttCTTCATAGGGACTATTTCCTCCTCTAAAAAGTTGTGGTAAATACCCTTCTCAAACAAAAGGTTGTAAGGATTAATACTgacatatgtaaattataccacCCCCTCATGCTAGGAGTTTGTAGCACCAAAAGGAAACTAAGGTATGTAACTTCTCTACTTTCTCTGATGAATGCAATCTTCTAATCTCTTCATCCTTAATCTTGAATATTAGTTATTCTGACTAGGTCTTTCTATTAAATGAAATAGTTCATTTTCACAAAATTACATAGCAGGTTATACTTTGTAAGACATCAATTTTTATGTcctactaatttttaaaaataaagcctttACAAGATGGATGGATCATCGGTTTTAGTAATTATCTGGATCTAAAAAAAGGGGGGCGGGCATGACTACCCTGAGCTTGAGAATACTATACACCGATAGTCGCTACTGCATAATTGAACGTCCTAGTTAACATTTAGTGTTGGCTTTGCCAAggggggaaaaattcttcctGGCCCATTTACCAGATCTAACAGAAAACTAGTTTTCTTGTGGAATACATCTGATCCTTTTAATTAATCAGTATAGTTCAAAATATATGTACTGGCTGGCCATTTCTTGGTTGTTTTAACTTCTATAGAATCATAAATTAGGAGACATGGCTTAAATGAAGCTCTTTTCAAGTACTGCCAGCTAACTTTCTAAAATTTTGGAATTTTTCCCATTTCCTCAAGCTCTTTGCTATGGAGGAATGCTTAATAGGGCAGTACTTGGGGCATTTAGCTTAGATTTTCAAACCAAGCACAGAATAGCACTGTAGAAACATAAAAgccataaaaaatacaaatttaaggaGTCAGTTTCTTCTCAATTAGCTTCATCAACACTCTGAAAGCTAGAATCAACTAAGTCTAACAATACTTTTGGAGggaaaaactgggcaaaggaacCAAAGGGATACTTACTCCTTCCTGCATACTTCTGAGCAATGAACACTTGGACAATTACCATCTATTAAAGACTAGCCTAGCTGCAGACCTCAGGATTCAAAATCTTAGTTTTCCAAGGACTTAAAAGTCAAGCGTTTCCTCCAAGCCTGAATTGTTTCTCTGGTCAGAAATTCACTGCATCTTGCTAAAGTGAGTACAGGGCttgaaagggggaaaaacaaaacaaaagcacatCAGTTTCACCAAGAAAGGGAAATCATGAGCCAGCAAAATCACAACCATGACTTTTGGCCTCAAGTTGAAAAGGTAGCTCTTCAAACAGAAAGCAAACCTTTTCTCATAATGAGTATAACCATGGCTTCTTTAGCTGTGCTCTTAAAAAAGACTGAGGAtacaaattataattttaattccaGTAACCTAAGTCTGTACTGGTTTCATAAAAATGAACTGGTGAGGTGCTTGGTGGAAGTAAACTACCAGTTTTTATTTCTGGGAACGGAAAGATAATTTCAGTATCCATAATTTGACATTTTTAGCTAGTTCAGCTGTCAACTACCACAAGCCATGTTAGTCTCAGATCTGCTTTACCTCAAGGCCATAATAGAACCACCTCTATGTACATAAGCTGAAAGGCAAGAGGAGACAATCAAAGAACTTCACAGAAACCTAATATTTTCCatcttatgttttcttttgctatttatttttagccAGGCCAAAACAAATTCTTAGAATGTCAATATTGGTTTCTGAACCTCTTAAGAGCATATCTATACAGATATGCTTGTTAAATACAATGTAAGGGGATTCAATTacttgagtttttgtttgtttaaactaCGGTATTACCTGTTATTTTGCCTGCTATGCTCTTCCTTTCCACTGCAGTAAAAATTCAGtgtttagcttgcaactcaaaaaTCCTAGATACAAAGAATGTTCATATTTACTTGTAAATTACCATTTATAGTAATTGGTTGCTTCATAGTATAATACAAATACTTAATACAATTCAACAGGTATTTATAGAACTctaaagattttaataaaatataaaccttgttggttttaataattttgtatttcaGTTAATATCAAAGTTAAGGCAAAGTCAAatcaaagctttaaaaatattttttgcctgAATTTGCAAGTGGTTTTGTCTCTTTTAAGAATTATAATCTACCGACACACAATTTACAAAACTATGGTTTTTCCTTTGTTATTTGGTTTTCCTTTGCTACATTAAAGGCAGGCTCACTCAGCATTAGAACTGCACTGTAGTGGAAACATACACATGGCACCCTTTTGTGAAaaacaagcattttttttaaaatgagttattACAATAGATGGATGCatttcattttagtttgatgCCCAGTCTTCATAATTGGGCTAAGAAAACTGCCACTTATTAAGGtaatttttccttcatttcaaaAACTGCTTTTATACAGGGTGGACAAATTCGTATGGTAAAAGACATGCAAGTTATGATTGTTACA encodes:
- the MXI1 gene encoding max-interacting protein 1 isoform X3, which translates into the protein MERVRMINVQRLLEAAEFLERRDRECEHGYASTFPSMPSPRLQHSKPPRRLSRAQKHSSGSSTTSTANRSTHNELEKNRRAHLRLCLERLKVLIPLGPDCTRHTTLGLLNKAKAHIKKLEEAERKSQHQLENLEREQRFLKRRLEQLQGPQEMERIRMDSIGSTISSDRSDSEREEIEVDVESTEFSHGEVDNISTTSISDIDDHSSLQSIGSDEGYSSASVKLSFTS
- the MXI1 gene encoding max-interacting protein 1 isoform X1 — protein: MGKRGRPRKEARCEGAGLAPAAPPAVAAPQPPAQPDEPAGAKLRCPFSDIFNTSENSMEKHINTFLQNVQILLEAASYLEQIEKENKKCEHGYASTFPSMPSPRLQHSKPPRRLSRAQKHSSGSSTTSTANRSTHNELEKNRRAHLRLCLERLKVLIPLGPDCTRHTTLGLLNKAKAHIKKLEEAERKSQHQLENLEREQRFLKRRLEQLQGPQEMERIRMDSIGSTISSDRSDSEREEIEVDVESTEFSHGEVDNISTTSISDIDDHSSLQSIGSDEGYSSASVKLSFTS
- the MXI1 gene encoding max-interacting protein 1 isoform X2 translates to MGKRGRPRKEARCEGAGLAPAAPPAVAAPQPPAQPDEPAGAKLRCPFSDIFNTSENSMEKHINTFLQNVQILLEAASYLEQIEKENKKCEHGYASTFPSMPSPRLQHSKPPRRLSRAQKHSSGSSTTSTANRSTHNELEKNRRAHLRLCLERLKVLIPLGPDCTRHTTLGLLNKAKAHIKKLEEAERKSQHQLENLEREQRFLKRRLEQLQGPQEMERIRMDSIGSTISSDRSDSEREHLSLAEFKKNNQPKRNYLNFTDQLICSSYYIRTHTTVKDPRGKLW